The region CGGCCTGGGGCCGAGGGGTAGAAATGCCGGGTGTAATGAGCCGGTGTCGGTATCTGCTCGGCAGCTCGCTTGGCCTCGGTATGTCGTGCGCACGCACCTCAAGCTGGCATCGTGGTCCGAGGGCAGACTGTTATTTACGTTGGCGAGCCtgtcttgcctgcctgccgtaGATTTTCGAGGGCTCCAACTCGGGTGGTAGAGAATGGCGTAAAAATTCAGAGACAGAaaatttaataataataataataaataaatgCCGAGCCACTACTGACTCGACTCGTCGCGGGCTCGATTCGACAACGGGCCGGCCGGTAGGGCGTCTCCACGATGCGGCACCGAATTGGGTTTCGCGCGTCCGGGAGGGCGGGACGCAGCAGGGTCGGTGGAGGAATGCCAGTGGTTCGATGCGAGAAcggctgttgttgttgacgttgttgtcgtcgaaAGGAGGGCGGACGGAGAGACAAACGGACGGTCACGAGACGCCGAAGATGGGTACGGAAGAAAGGGATGAGTGGATGGAGGATGCGACGTCTCGCCGTCAGACAGACACGCAAGGCAGGGGGGGGATTGGGGCTCGCGTCAGTGAAGTGACCAAGGCAAGTCGTGCCCAGATGTATTTGTACCCCCAGATGTCGAAAGAGCATCAATCCATCCATTGCACCCGACCCAATTTCTTAGCCCTGTAGTACAGCGGGGCTGCCTGGTCTGCTCGCACTACCTAGTAAGTACCGTGCCCTGTTCAGCACAGCACCTGCCCGGTGTTTCATTCGGGCAACTTGACCCtcacctgcacctgcaccgcGACGTTGTCGCGGGGCTCCATCATGTCCCACTACTACTAGCACTAACCACCACTAAATAAGCGCTGGCCCCCGATCGAGACCGCCTGCACGCAGGTACGCGTCCCCCAAAATGTCCCATGTGACAGACCTGGTGGCGACATTGGCTTTGGGTTTGGATGCACGCGGCTTCTAGACATCTTGGCAAACAATGATGTGATGCGACACGGGGTGCAGCGGTTCGCCTAGACACCACtggcgtctcgcccgcctggcAAGAAGATCTTCCATTGTCGTGATGTAATAATTAGCTGTGTCAAATGATTGGGCAAGGGAAATCATTGAATATCGAAACGGTTGACatccaggccagccaggccaatGAGAAGAGCTTAGTGGCGATATGGCTTCTTGTGAGGCAGGTGCTGGTGTCTGGACACGAGGCAGGAGCCAAGTTGCGCAACGGTCCACTTCATCAGGCCGGACGCTCTTCGGCTTTTGGCTCTGCTcatactaagttagtacgAAAAAAGTAGCTCTGTAACTATCAGTAAACCAAGGGCGAGAAGCTTATCGACAGCCTTGGCTTGTGCATACTGTATCTAGCCGGGCAGAGAACTTCGCCGCAAGCTCCGGGTAgcgacgcgcgccgctccGCATGGCGCCAGTGCCAGTGGATTAGCATTCGACAGCAAATACTGTCGAGACGCCACGCCACTGCCACGGCTCGGTTCGTATAACGGGCCGCCAGAATGATGCCTAGTAATACCTATCTATCATGCCCAATACAAGCGTCGAGACAGCTGAATGTGTCATGCGACACGCTGGATAAACAGCGATGCACTAGCCCATGGGTGCCCTTCgcgctcctcttccttgtcTTGAGGAACTTGGTGAGGCTATCACACTCTCATTAGTCCAAGCGCCGGTTTGATCTTCTCTTATCAGACGTCGGCCATCTCACACATTATTCACTGCCCAACCCGTTCCCTTATCGATGCACTCCATCCTCTCTCTTCGACAAGGCCAGTCCCACCACGCCTCCTCGAGACGGTCCTGCACACACCTCATAGCTCGCTCCTCtacgaaaaaaaaaaaaaacaacaCATGGTCAAGCCCCTGCCATCTTTACCTCCGACGTGAAGTCCCTGATGAGAAGCCCCTAGGGGTATGATAAGTGAAaatcgccatcgccgagtGAGATAATGTCCACGTCGAAATTGACCCAGACATAGCGTGGATCCCTCCCGTCCGCAAACGCCCGCTCATACAATCCCAGGTTGCGTGCCTCGTGGCACGCCTGCAGCACGGCCggggccggcgtcggcgaaAGCACGTGCAGTAGTatcacgtcgtcgtcgtcgccaccgccgcttCCGTGATGGCCATTCTGCTTtgccgtggtggtggtagtggtgctgatggtggtgttgctgctggcgttgctgctgctgctgctcaggtATCGGACGTGGACGATGCGCGCTCTGACGGCTAGCGTCCATATCCGAGCTCGGAGCTCAAACGGAAGCCGGCCGAACGGATGGAaagtcgccgccatggacagAGAGACGATGGAAGTCTCGGGCCTAACAGTACCCAAGTAGATGACGGTCTGTCCTCGCACCGACTGCCCTTGAGAAGGCGATCCCGTTCGTTGTCTTggaagggagggggcccAGCCCGCAGCCGTCGTCGATTAAACGAGCCGCGCATAGGGGAGCGGTGGCGGATTTGCTTCGGATTTACCAGAAGCCAGCTGTGCCACGCGGCATAATCGAGGCATCCATCTACGCGTGCAACCACCGCCCTCGTGAACAGGGTGTCGTGAATGAATGGCCCACTTTGTGCTGCAGATGGGCTTTAGAGCCGCCCTTCTTATCTGCATGAACAAGAATTACGGCCCCCAGGATATGCTCCACGGAtcgcgcctcgtctcgtgATCAGTCGGCGTCTGTGCCCGGGTTGTTACTCGGACGTCTGCGCCCCCCGGCCAAGTTCATGAGCGGGCTACGTCGCGTGAGAGCTGATCGGAAATAAAAGCGATTATGTTGTTGCGTGCCGCGGCGAGATAGGTACAGTcgatgcggcggcaccaaTATAGCTTCCATGTGTTTGAGCCGCATCGGGGACATCTCATGATGAAAGGTGAGTGCGGCTCTCACGCATGAGATTGCAGTGAGCGACAACGCCGTTCGAGGGGCCGCTCCACGCCGGTCAGCACCAGATCAGgccgggcgcgggctgcCAATTTGGCGCTCCTGAGCATCATGACTGCCCTTTTGTCGGTTCGGGGGGAATTGCGCCTAGAGTAGGGCAAGAGGCTTATTAGTTACTGCATCGCGCGAATAGTTGTATGTGAGTGGGGATTGAAGACGTCCATGAGACCAGACCAGCCTGACCTGCAGCTGCGCGGAGAGCCAAGGTAGGGGAGGTACAACgtacagtacgaagtacacagCACAACAGTCGCTGACATAATGGCCTCATCAGCCAGGGTCGCACCAGGTGTTACCCGTGTTCTATTCGGGACTGTGGAATATCCGCCCCCGGGCTTTCcacccaggccaggcagcccTTTCATTCCCCGCTCCCCTTCGCTCGCTCCCATCTCGTTTTTCTATCCTCACCTGCCCTCAACAGCCagcactactactactcaCGCAATCCGGAGAGCcccccgtcgtcaccaccaccaccaccggcgtTCGTTCCACCGCACGCTCACTCACACACCTCTCACCCTCCCCCGGGGCACACTTACACGGACGGGCTCGCCCGGCGCCaggcccccccttcccccctccccgcaaAGCAAGCAAGTAGCTAGCCAGCCATGGAcgcccttctcctccacctcgcgAGCAATCCGGCGCTCGCCACTCCTCTCCTCCAGAtcgtccagcagcaccaggaggccctcaccgccgccgcctcctcccccgagtcgcagcagcagctccagtcCTCGGTCCAGCTCCTGCTCCAGCagacgcagcaggcggcgtcCCAGGGCCAGGGACAGGACTCGGCTGCTCAGGGCGCCTCGTCCAACAACCCGGCGTCTCAggaagctggccaagcagACGGAAGTGCTCCATCGGCGGCCCTGACCCATCAGCAAATTCCCCTGCCACCCGAGTCGGGCGAGTACTCCACCGTCAACGATCTCATGGCCGCCCTCAACGCCTTTTACGCgacgcgcggcgccgccgtcgtcaagaagTCGGCCTCCAACTACcgcgtcgtcaacggcgtccGCATCCCCACCTACTACTCGGTCAACTGTGACcgcggcccccgccgcgcctcggccagcaagggcctccgccgcgcctccaCCCTCAAGCTCGACTGCCCCTTCCGtatcgtcgccgccgccacaaaGGCCAGCAACTTCCGCTGGAGCTatcgcgtcgtcgagcctaACCACAACCACGGCCCCAGCAGCGGACCCGAGGCCCACGCCGCTCACCGGAAGAGGACCCCCGCCCAGAGGGAGCTCATGGCCAAGCTCGCCTCGTACGGTACCATCAAGGCcagggacgccgccgagatcgtcaaggccgccggcggacCCGCCTTCTTCAGGCAGAGGGACGTGTACAACGACCGCCAGAAGGCGAGAAAGGCAGCCGGCTTGCCGCCTCGCCAAaagggcgacaaggccaaggccggcgccaacgacaaTGACAACGACACCAGCCAGACCACGTGAAGCGGCGCCTTCTACATCTGTCGGTGCCCCATTCGTGTCGGCAAAGACAAACTCTCAATAAATTTTGTCAGAGTACACGCTTCCAGGTGCGCGTGGCGGTCACGACACTCACCCTAAGCCTCATGCTGGCTTGAGACGGCCAGAAAACGAACAAAGAGGCATGCATGGAATATAATGGCGGTATTTATCTTCTATGAAGCGCGTTGCGCGCATGGACACGGTCACGTCGACTCTAGCCGGCCTCGTTTAACGCTCCCACCTAGCACCCAGGAACCACCTTGCAGTCTACCACCGCCGTCTGCCCCGCCTGCACCTTGGCAATCGCCTCCTTGAGCACGGTGTCGAGTTCCGACACGGTGCCCACCCGGGCCGCGAAGATGTCaccgtccgcggcggccttggcgatgCCCGAGTAGTCCGGGGTGGGGTCGAAGGAGATGTTGGCCTCCTCGTTGGTGGCCTTGGAGCCGAGTCCGTCGGGGTGGACGAGCAGCAAGGAGCGGCGAGGGGCGTGCCAGCCTGAAGACGTCAGCTTTACAAGTCGGCTCGTGCGGCAGGAGTTGATGGAGACTTACCCTTGTTGTTGAGGACAATGGTCAGGACGGGGATGTTATAGCGCTTTGAGATCCAATAGACGCTGCCGGGGACGGTGAACAAGTACGTGCCGTCGCCTACGATTTGCACCACAAatttgcccttgcccttgttcTCCATGTCCGTTGCCAGCTTGATCCCcagggcaccgccgccggaccagccgaggccgccaccgccgcagtTGATCCACGAGCCGGGTTTCGTGGGCTGAAGGTTGTCGTGCGCAAAGACCGTGTTGGTCACGGCCTCGATGGCCCATAGCGTGTCATCAGGGCAgaggtccttgagcttcCGCGATAGGTAGCCGGTGCCAAAGGAACCATCCTCGAGCGGCTTAGCCCGTTCCTCAATGTCGGCAAGGTGCGCCTTGTACTCCTTTTCTCtccgggcggcgccctcagcagccgcctcgttggccttgagcttggtggcggcgtcaccaGCCTGGAGAGCCGACTTGATCTGCTCGAGGGAGAGCAGCGCATCGGCGCGATATCTGGAGCCGGCCTCGATGTAGAAGAGAGGCATCTGCTGTTTCAGGGGGTCGATGTCGATGTGGAAGATCTTGGCATTGTCGTTCGGCTTGCAGCGCGTGGGGATCCAGGGAACATCACAGTCGACAACGACAATGACGTCGGCCTTTTCGATggtctcgtcgacgccgaagcgGAGACCGCGCCAGCCGGGATGGTCAGCGGGGAAACAcatgtcgctgccgccgcagtcgaCAACCTGAAGTCCGGGGACCATgttggcgaggtcgacgacagCGCCGGGGAACTTGTGATTTCTGCCACCATAGGCAGTGATGAGGAGTGGGCGCTTGGCGCCAGCAAGGGCATCGGCAATCTTGTCGACGGCAGGCTGGggaaggccgccgagctgtACGGGGTCCCAGTCCTCTTGCTTCAGCGAGTAGGGCTGGATATCGGCCTCCATAACCTCGCGCGCTCCACAGAGGTAGACGGGACCCTGGGGGTCCGACTTGGCAAATTGCAGGGCGCGGTTGACCATTTGCTTGACATTGGTTCCCGTTTTGATCTCGCCCGCGTAGCGGCAGTATTGCGACACAATCTGCTTCTGGTCCGGGACGTCCTGGATCCAATGGATGTACTCGGTGCGGCTGCCACggagctcgccgtccagaGTGAAGGGAGAGAGGCCAGCAAAAACAAGGATAGGCGCACGGCCGGTAGAGGCATtatgcacggcggcgccaaggccctgggtgccgacgtcgacgtgaACGATGACGCATTGGGGCTTGCCCGTGAGTCTCGCATAGCCGTCGGCCATGGACATGGCCACCATCTGCGGGGGTCAGCCTGATTTTCTCAGTGTGGCAGCCTAGGGGAGGGGGTAATACCTCATTGGGGCAGGTGATGATGCGCGGGAacttgcccttggcctcgcgctggccTTTGACCATGGCCTCAATAATGCTGGGGTGATCTGACCCGAGGTTGACAAAGCAGTGTGTAATGCCAGCCTCCCAGATGGCTTCAAAGAAGGCGAACGAGGCCGTGTACATGTTATTAGGGtcagcggccatggcggaaGACGTGGAGGCGTTTCTGCTGGGCAAGATTGCCGAGGGGACTCTCCGGCTGGCGGTCTGCGGTGCGaggggcgccgaggccgaagcAGGGACGGTGCGGCGCGAAGGTGATATGCTCGGGGTTGAGCTGGAGGCGCGACTACTAGTGAGGGCTGCAGCGACAgacccgaggccgaggccggagGGCCTTGACGGTCTTGTAGGTCGGCACCTCCAGAGGGCGGAGGGCGCCAATGCCGAGCGCTGAAGCGGTGCCATGTGTGAGGTTGGGGGAATGTGTGCTGTCGTCGACAATTAGCGGGAAAACTGCGTGAGGCGCCGTCGGTTTAAGGGAGGAAGAATACGATATGAAAAGAGAGAGGAGCACGCTTGGATGGGATGAGGTGTGAAAGGGGTGGTGACGGTGTAAGACTGTAAGTGGAGGCGCCGTCGGGTGCGGAGGCGTTGGAGAACCGGCAGCGGTGGAGACGGAGGGGTAGGagggcgccggtggtgggGCCAAGAACTCAGTACGTAAAgcggcagggagggagggcagTTCCTGACATGACACGACATGACAAGATGTTGGGCGCAGGCgtgcatgccatgccatgccatgtgATGCAGTATCGTGGTGTTGTGCTGAGACGAGCCGGGCTTCATTCAACGTGGGGACTTACATAGCGACGCGCTGCTCAGTTGCACAGCAGCGCACAAGGAGCGAGACGGCACAGCAGCGAGCCGGGATTGATGGTTCGGTGTCTCGGGGATCTTGTTGGCGGTCGAATCCGGCAGTCTGGGGAGGATTGTGGTATTGTGATTGGCCGGAGGagtagatggatggatggtgggaAAGATGTCAGCTCAGTGGCGAGAGGTGGTGAAAGAAAGAGAGGACGTGTTGTTCAGGTTCAGGCGTGGTTGATGAACGGTATCGCGCAATGGAGGCGATGCAACTATacgagcgacgagaagagcgggcggcgaggcagttGTGTGGAATTATGTAGGTATCGCGTGGTCGTTCCTGCCCATGGAGACGATGGTCTGCGATGCTTCAGTCTTCTCCATTTAGCTGCCGGATTGGGGTATTGGGGGAGGGCAGGTCCCGTGACGGGCGCTGTGGCCATGCCTGATTGAGGCGTCGTGGGGAGAGCTGCAGGCGGTGACTTGTTAGTGTAGGTACCGTGCTGGAGCTGTAGCGCGGGGCGCTGGGGGGAACAGAGAAGCGGTGCCCGCATGTCGAGCAGTGGGCAAGCGTGGGGTCGACAGGCATGGATGTCGAGTTCCCGGGCGCTCCACTCACTGTTCGGGTGCCATGCCGCTGGCGGGGGACGTTCACTGGCGGCactacggcggcggtggcggctgcgcgcggcCCACCTGCACCTTACTGAGCCGaacagtacgaagtacctacaACACCCAGGATCCACCACTGGCGCACGAGATGAATGTCCGTGCCACTGCGTACCATGAACGAAATACCAAGATCCTGGACTTCGTTCACGATACACGTTGTACCGTAATAAATTATGCCGAGGACATAGACGACCATGCGGCAGACCTAGTTGTCTCTTCTTCCCCCAATCGCGTGGAATGACTGAGCGTATTCCCATGGTGAATTCCACAGCAGCCGTTCTGCACTCTTATAGTAGCGCATCTGACTCGGTTCTAGTTGATAAAAAgtccccttccttccccgccccgcccccgccgctccgTCGCCCGAGTCGACCCCACCCGACCGGCCGaccgcccggcgcggcgcggtgcggcgctCGTCCGATTGCCCCAATCGGTACAAAaggctggcggccgcgcatATCATTGAATGTACTTTGCACTACTTCA is a window of Purpureocillium takamizusanense chromosome 10, complete sequence DNA encoding:
- a CDS encoding uncharacterized protein (COG:E~COG:H~EggNog:ENOG503NX5W), yielding MAPLQRSALAPSALWRCRPTRPSRPSGLGLGSVAAALTSSRASSSTPSISPSRRTVPASASAPLAPQTASRRVPSAILPSRNASTSSAMAADPNNMYTASFAFFEAIWEAGITHCFVNLGSDHPSIIEAMVKGQREAKGKFPRIITCPNEMVAMSMADGYARLTGKPQCVIVHVDVGTQGLGAAVHNASTGRAPILVFAGLSPFTLDGELRGSRTEYIHWIQDVPDQKQIVSQYCRYAGEIKTGTNVKQMVNRALQFAKSDPQGPVYLCGAREVMEADIQPYSLKQEDWDPVQLGGLPQPAVDKIADALAGAKRPLLITAYGGRNHKFPGAVVDLANMVPGLQVVDCGGSDMCFPADHPGWRGLRFGVDETIEKADVIVVVDCDVPWIPTRCKPNDNAKIFHIDIDPLKQQMPLFYIEAGSRYRADALLSLEQIKSALQAGDAATKLKANEAAAEGAARREKEYKAHLADIEERAKPLEDGSFGTGYLSRKLKDLCPDDTLWAIEAVTNTVFAHDNLQPTKPGSWINCGGGGLGWSGGGALGIKLATDMENKGKGKFVVQIVGDGTYLFTVPGSVYWISKRYNIPVLTIVLNNKGWHAPRRSLLLVHPDGLGSKATNEEANISFDPTPDYSGIAKAAADGDIFAARVGTVSELDTVLKEAIAKVQAGQTAVVDCKVVPGC
- a CDS encoding uncharacterized protein (EggNog:ENOG503PG6Q), with protein sequence MAATFHPFGRLPFELRARIWTLAVRARIVHVRYLSSSSSNASSNTTISTTTTTTAKQNGHHGSGGGDDDDVILLHVLSPTPAPAVLQACHEARNLGLYERAFADGRDPRYVWVNFDVDIISLGDGDFHLSYP
- a CDS encoding uncharacterized protein (EggNog:ENOG503PB10) — protein: MDALLLHLASNPALATPLLQIVQQHQEALTAAASSPESQQQLQSSVQLLLQQTQQAASQGQGQDSAAQGASSNNPASQEAGQADGSAPSAALTHQQIPLPPESGEYSTVNDLMAALNAFYATRGAAVVKKSASNYRVVNGVRIPTYYSVNCDRGPRRASASKGLRRASTLKLDCPFRIVAAATKASNFRWSYRVVEPNHNHGPSSGPEAHAAHRKRTPAQRELMAKLASYGTIKARDAAEIVKAAGGPAFFRQRDVYNDRQKARKAAGLPPRQKGDKAKAGANDNDNDTSQTT